Proteins encoded in a region of the Hypomesus transpacificus isolate Combined female chromosome 17, fHypTra1, whole genome shotgun sequence genome:
- the nsmce1 gene encoding non-structural maintenance of chromosomes element 1 homolog, with amino-acid sequence MARPMGDSHRRFLQTLMVDGIIDGPRARALHRHCCETHSAHYAHDRLDEFIDVINAQLQPMFMQIRKGMSEEDGLTHYALVNMAETDVTRMSSDYADNELELFRKTMDLIVESDNGTASSTDVLNSADSLQTKKLKKKETEHVLARLVQEKWLNEKHGEYSLSTRCIMEMDTYIRMMYTDQVKVCHICHNIALQCQTCDNPSCGVKIHNPCVARYFKGRTDPRCPACEDFWPHEIPEVSRSQSQPSQSPSAKENTAPTHSKRSRR; translated from the exons ATGGCTCGACCAATGGGAGACAGCCATCGAAGATTCTTGCAAACATTGATGGTCGATGGAATTATTGATGGTCCCCGAGCAAGAGCTCTTCACAGGCACTGTTGTGAGACCCACAGTG CACATTATGCCCACGATAGACTTGATGAATTCATTGATGTCATCAATGCTCAACTGCAGCCCATGTTCATGCAGATCAGAAAAGGGATGTCTGAAGAAGATGGTCTCACACATTATGCATTG GTGAACATGGCTGAGACGGATGTCACCAGGATGTCATCAGATTACGCAGACAATGAACTGGAGTTATtcagaaaaact ATGGATCTGATTGTGGAATCTGATAACGGAACCGCATCATCCACAGACGTCCTTAATTCTGCTGACAGCCTTCAGACTAAGAAGCTaaagaagaaagagacagaacatGTGTTGGCCAGGCTTGTCCAGGAGAAGTGGCTGAACGAG AAACATGGCGAATATTCTCTATCAACCCGTTGCATTATGGAGATGGATACATACATTCGTATGATGTACACGGACCAAGTCAAAGTCTGCCATATCTGTCACAATATTGCCTTACAG TGCCAAACGTGTGATAATCCATCTTGTGGGGTCAAAATCCATAACCCATGCGTTGCCAGGTACTTCAAAGGTAGGACTGATCCTCGATGTCCTGCCTGTGAGGATTTTTGGCCACATGAGATTCCAG AGGTTAGCCGatcccagtcccagccctctcAGAGTCCATCAGCCAAGGAGAACACAGCACCAACTCATTCAAAGAGATCCAGAAGATAA
- the LOC124479729 gene encoding UNC93-like protein MFSD11 isoform X2 has product MSHGCSTLPNVQEQTLIKSLDNGSFTGSGYDSLGIIYGVFSFSNLLAPTVVAVIGPQITMFFSGILYSGYIAAFITPSVWSFYLTSVLIGIGAAMLWTAQGHFLVENSDAATINRNTGMFWALLQCSMFFGNLYIYFEWNGSTDISDRSRKMIFTVLLITSVLGTLSFLVLRKTLPSEEILSEEEGQSLLPTRMMYKQRASTAVKDAKSEFQTIIQLLKTKTILLLSCCMAYSGLELSFYSGVYGTCIGATSEFGEASKGLIGISGIVVGVGEIIGGGLFGLICKNNRFRRTSVVFLGMVVHFVAFYLIFLNIPEDAPIVLKTNTQHKPYLTPSVSIALLCSFLLGLGDSCFNTQLYSILGRVYAEQSAPAFAIFKFIQSIFAAIAFFYSGYLLLTWQLLLMVILGFTGTLCFFMVERMQNFSVDLQEY; this is encoded by the exons ATGTCACATGGCTGCTCAACTCTGCCCAATGTCCAAGAG cAAACCCTGATTAAGAGCTTGGATAATGGTAGTTTTACTGGAAGTGGGTACGACAG CCTGGGAATCATCTATGGAGTGTTTTCCTTCTCAAATTTACTTGCTCCAACCGTTGTTGCTGTAATTGGACCACAGATTACCATGTTTTTCAGTGGAATTCTGTACAG tggtTACATAGCCGCATTCATCACTCCATCAGTATGGTCCTTTTATTTAACTTCAGTATTAATCGGCATTGGAGCAGCCA TGCTTTGGACAGCTCAAGGGCACTTCCTTGTGGAGAACTCAGATGCTGCCACTATTAATAGGAATACAGGGATGTTTTGGGCTCTTCTACAGTGCAG caTGTTTTTTGGAAAtctatacatttattttgagtGGAATGGAAGTACAGACATTTCAG ACAGGAGCAGAAAGATGATCTTCACAGTTCTGCTAATCACATCTGTACTAGGAACCCTTAGTTTCCTAGTACTGAGGAAGACTCTTCCTTCAGAAGAGATACTttctgaggaggaggggcagtctTTGCTTCCAACTCGCATGAT GTATAAGCAAAGGGCAAGCACGGCTGTAAAGGATGCAAAATCGGAATTCC AAACAATTATACAACTGCTTAAAACCAAAACAATATTGCTCCTGAGCTGCTGTATGGCATACAGTG GCCTTGAGCTATCCTTTTACAGTGGGGTATATGGGACATGTATTGGAGCAACATCAGAGTTTGGAGAAGCATCTAAAGGGTTAATTGGCATCTCTGGCATTGTAGTGGGAGTTGGAGAAATAATTG GTGGAGGTTTATTTGGGCTAATATGTAAGAACAACCGCTTCAGACGCACGTCTGTGGTCTTCTTGGGAATGGTCGTCCATTTTGTTGCCTTCTACTTGATCTTCCTCAACATCCCAGAAGATGCCCCTATTGTGTTAAAAAccaacacacagcacaaacCATATCTCACACCAAG TGTATCAATTGCCCTGCTGTGCAGTTTCTTGTTGGGCCTTGGCGACAGTTGTTTCAACACTCAGTTATACAGCATCTTGGGGCGTGTGTATGCTGAGCAAAGTGCACCTGCCTTTGCTATCTTTAAATTTATTCAG tCCATCTTCGCAGCAATCGCCTTCTTCTACAGTGGCTATCTACTTCTGACATGGCAGCTCCTACTAATGGTGATCTTGGGCTTTACTGGAACACTCTGCTTCTTTATGGTGGAGAGAATGCAAAATTTCTCTGTCGATCTGCAAGAATACTAG
- the kdm8 gene encoding lysine-specific demethylase 8 — translation MAELRSTIISALPQSEADFPLEFSDKVESSVVDLLKRSRQQLYSGTKGFLSGQNAQIILDFTWEKLNTGTWRDVAKEWRHVYSYGCLFKVASLCLEDPSPTIIQEAIRTCDMGLLMGSAILDNILQRFVNILQNEARKRHFIEEDLSKQVITKKMKSECLSMPLVKPTMAVPRRHCPSLESFNTNYLLPQAPVILEGTIDHWPAFKDQPWSIEYLQTVAGCRTVPVEVGSRYTDEEWSQKLLTVNQFIEQYILVKDDGKGLGYLAQHQLFEQVPELKKDIRIPDYCSLGEGDEDDITINAWFGPGGTVSPLHQDPQQNFLAQVVGRKYIRLYSPEHTDKLYPHESPLLHNTSQVDVENPDMRQFPEFSKTPYLECILQPGDVLFIPVKYWHYVRSLELSFSVSFWWS, via the exons ATGGCTGAGTTGAGATCAACCATCATTTCTGCTTTGCCTCAAAGTGAAGCAGATTTTCCTCTGGAATTTAGTGACAAAGTGGAGTCCAGTGTTGTGGACTTGCTGAAGCGATCCAGACAGCAACTATACAGTGGAACTAAAGGCTTTCTCAGTGGACAAAATGCTCAGATCATTCTGGACTTTACATGGGAAAAGCTGAACACAGGAACCTGGCGTGATGTAGCTAAAGAGTGGAGGCATGTGTACTCATATGGCTGTCTGTTTAAAGTCGCATCCCTATGCCTTGAGGATCCATCTCCTACCATTATACAGGAGGCTATTAGGACCTGCGATATGGGCCTACTAATGGGATCAGCTATTCTGGACAATATTTTACAACGCTTTgtaaacattttacaaaatgAAGCAAGGAAGAGACACTTCATAGAGGAAGATTTAAGTAAACAGGTTATTACCAAG AAAATGAAGTCAGAATGCCTCTCCATGCCATTGGTCAAACCGACAATGGCCGTTCCAAGGAGACACTGTCCATCTTTAGAGAGTTTCAATACAAATTACCTGCTTCCCCAAGCACCTGTTATACTAGAAGGGACTATAGATCACTGGCCAGCCTTCAAAGATCAACCTTGGAG TATCGAGTACCTGCAAACAGTTGCCGGTTGTCGAACTGTACCTGTTGAAGTGGGCTCAAGATATACTGATGAGGAGTGGTCACAGAAGCTTCTTACAGTCAATCAATTTATTGAGCAATATATTCTTGTAAAA GATGATGGTAAAGGATTGGGATATCTTGCTCAGCATCAGTTATTTGAGCAG GTCCCAGAGTTAAAAAAAGACATCCGTATACCTGACTACTGTTCTCTTGGTGAGGGAGATGAAGATGACATCACCATAAATGCCTGGTTTGGGCCAGGGGGCACAGTGTCCCCCCTACACCAAGATCCACAACAGAATTTCTTGGCTCAG GTGGTTGGAAGAAAGTACATACGTCTCTACTCACCAGAGCACACAGATAAGCTCTATCCTCACGAGTCACCGCTCCTGCACAACACCAGTCAG GTAGACGTTGAGAATCCAGACATGAGGCAGTTTCCAGAGTTTTCCAAAACTCCCTATTTAGAGTGTATTCTGCAGCCTGGAGATGTCCTGTTCATACCTGTCAAGTACTGGCACTATGTGCGATCTCTGGAGCTTAGCTTCTCTGTGAGCTTCTGGTGGTCATGA
- the ubfd1 gene encoding ubiquitin domain-containing protein UBFD1, whose protein sequence is MATQDGSEEITMETEAKLKEPEPLCDYVDRGDAVESDHVSQADGENNSTQDPTVSNGDDTDDGKEMVDLKIIWNKNKYDLKIPLDGTGAKLKERIHSLTGLPPAMQKVMYKGLLPEDKTLREIKVTNGAKIMVVGSTINDVLAVNTPKEVMQQEVKAEENKKEPLCRQKQHRKVLDKGKPEDIMPSVKGTKERLPTVPLAGMYNKTGGKVRLTFKLEQDQLWIGTKERTEKVPMGSIKNVVTEPIEGHEDYHMMAFQLGPTEASQYWVYWVPIQFVDAIKDTVLGKWQYF, encoded by the exons ATGGCGACCCAGGATG GGAGTGAAGAGATAACAATGGAAACGGAAGCCAAGCTTAAAGAGCCAGAACCACTGTGTGATTATGTTGACCGAGGTGATGCTGTAGAGTCTGATCACGTGTCTCAAGCAGATGGGGAAAACAATTCAACTCAGGACCCAACTGTTAGCAATGGAGATGACACAGATGATGGGAAAGAGATGGTGGATCTAAAGATAATTTGGAACAAGAATAAGTATGACCTGAAAATTCCTTTGGATGGCACTGGTGCCAAACTTAAAGAGAGGATCCATTCACTCACTG GTCTTCCACCTGCCATGCAGAAAGTGATGTACAAGGGATTGCTCCCTGAGGATAAGACGCTAAGAGAAATCAAAGTTACAAATGGTGCAAAAATTATGGTGGTTGGGTCTACAATAAATGATGTACTAGCTGTCAACACCCCAAAAGAGGTAATGCAACAGGAAGTTAAAgcagaagaaaacaaaaaagaacCTTTGTGTCGGCAAAAG CAACACAGAAAGGTGTTGGACAAAGGTAAACCAGAAGACATAATGCCATCAGTAAAAGGAACAAAG GAACGCTTACCAACAGTGCCTTTAGCTGGAATGTACAACAAAACCGGTGGAAAGGTTCGACTCACCTTCAAACTGGAACAAGATCAGCTGTGGATTGGAACTAAGG agaggacagagaaagtCCCAATGGGCTCCATAAAAAATGTGGTGACTGAACCAATTGAAGGCCATGAAGACTATCACATGATG GCATTCCAGCTGGGTCCAACAGAAGCCTCCCAGTATTGGGTCTACTGGGTCCCTATACAGTTTGTTGATGCAATCAAAGACACAGTCCTTGGGAAGTGGCAGTATTTTTAA
- the LOC124479729 gene encoding UNC93-like protein MFSD11 isoform X1, with protein MADLRTFNVVILGIGFLLIFTAFTTCGNIEQTLIKSLDNGSFTGSGYDSLGIIYGVFSFSNLLAPTVVAVIGPQITMFFSGILYSGYIAAFITPSVWSFYLTSVLIGIGAAMLWTAQGHFLVENSDAATINRNTGMFWALLQCSMFFGNLYIYFEWNGSTDISDRSRKMIFTVLLITSVLGTLSFLVLRKTLPSEEILSEEEGQSLLPTRMMYKQRASTAVKDAKSEFQTIIQLLKTKTILLLSCCMAYSGLELSFYSGVYGTCIGATSEFGEASKGLIGISGIVVGVGEIIGGGLFGLICKNNRFRRTSVVFLGMVVHFVAFYLIFLNIPEDAPIVLKTNTQHKPYLTPSVSIALLCSFLLGLGDSCFNTQLYSILGRVYAEQSAPAFAIFKFIQSIFAAIAFFYSGYLLLTWQLLLMVILGFTGTLCFFMVERMQNFSVDLQEY; from the exons ATGGCAGACTTGAGAACATTCAACGTTGTGATTCTTGGTATTGGATTTTTGTTGATTTTTACAGCATTTACAACGTGTGGAAACATTGAA cAAACCCTGATTAAGAGCTTGGATAATGGTAGTTTTACTGGAAGTGGGTACGACAG CCTGGGAATCATCTATGGAGTGTTTTCCTTCTCAAATTTACTTGCTCCAACCGTTGTTGCTGTAATTGGACCACAGATTACCATGTTTTTCAGTGGAATTCTGTACAG tggtTACATAGCCGCATTCATCACTCCATCAGTATGGTCCTTTTATTTAACTTCAGTATTAATCGGCATTGGAGCAGCCA TGCTTTGGACAGCTCAAGGGCACTTCCTTGTGGAGAACTCAGATGCTGCCACTATTAATAGGAATACAGGGATGTTTTGGGCTCTTCTACAGTGCAG caTGTTTTTTGGAAAtctatacatttattttgagtGGAATGGAAGTACAGACATTTCAG ACAGGAGCAGAAAGATGATCTTCACAGTTCTGCTAATCACATCTGTACTAGGAACCCTTAGTTTCCTAGTACTGAGGAAGACTCTTCCTTCAGAAGAGATACTttctgaggaggaggggcagtctTTGCTTCCAACTCGCATGAT GTATAAGCAAAGGGCAAGCACGGCTGTAAAGGATGCAAAATCGGAATTCC AAACAATTATACAACTGCTTAAAACCAAAACAATATTGCTCCTGAGCTGCTGTATGGCATACAGTG GCCTTGAGCTATCCTTTTACAGTGGGGTATATGGGACATGTATTGGAGCAACATCAGAGTTTGGAGAAGCATCTAAAGGGTTAATTGGCATCTCTGGCATTGTAGTGGGAGTTGGAGAAATAATTG GTGGAGGTTTATTTGGGCTAATATGTAAGAACAACCGCTTCAGACGCACGTCTGTGGTCTTCTTGGGAATGGTCGTCCATTTTGTTGCCTTCTACTTGATCTTCCTCAACATCCCAGAAGATGCCCCTATTGTGTTAAAAAccaacacacagcacaaacCATATCTCACACCAAG TGTATCAATTGCCCTGCTGTGCAGTTTCTTGTTGGGCCTTGGCGACAGTTGTTTCAACACTCAGTTATACAGCATCTTGGGGCGTGTGTATGCTGAGCAAAGTGCACCTGCCTTTGCTATCTTTAAATTTATTCAG tCCATCTTCGCAGCAATCGCCTTCTTCTACAGTGGCTATCTACTTCTGACATGGCAGCTCCTACTAATGGTGATCTTGGGCTTTACTGGAACACTCTGCTTCTTTATGGTGGAGAGAATGCAAAATTTCTCTGTCGATCTGCAAGAATACTAG